One stretch of Microplitis mediator isolate UGA2020A chromosome 9, iyMicMedi2.1, whole genome shotgun sequence DNA includes these proteins:
- the LOC130674285 gene encoding uncharacterized protein LOC130674285, which translates to MRELDTESPVVWPAWCYTGEVSSDTVSTGTVPRGGERVEAADLGRHTDKFDESTLAANTAIDARGGSPQGAHLSGAVTPRPPRGRRRQNQNGLDTTQVKTERLTPDNNSTSSRSVTPSSSSHPGTPPNAAALGGPEGPPAPHHLKHMEQMMGRNYSDFMRSLAAKYNNANPNDYFSSPRNGYPPGFDPRFPGFKTTATPFVGLMAPLGTHPQPQTVPAASPLTGKEPKEQKQDTLFGNPVFPPMLDMSSTQALLHMVRTANAAQNAAELETYLKGANKRDVGVTSPLDLSSPGGFAPRKRPRIETKRSGSVSPKPKAATAATPRSSTPPPVRCPSLCGHMPCGDGQAVNRWSIEDVVNYVSSIDICAEYAQNFQEHRIDGASLPLLSEEHLTGPIAMKLGPALKLRAMLARKLGACTVCLHCAHCHQTPLPVLNATANATANINASGNPVNINSSGNTTAGAITIQTTTGRRPSSTGN; encoded by the exons gtGAAGTATCGAGTGATACCGTGTCAACGGGAACGGTACCACGAGGTGGAGAACGTGTGGAAGCTGCTGATTTAGGCCGTCATACGGATAAATTTGACGAGAGCACCCTGGCCGCTAACACAGCGATCGACGCGAGGGGCGGCAGCCCCCAGGGTGCCCATTTGTCGGGAGCTGTTACTCCTAGACCACCCCGTGGACGCAGGAGACAGAATCAAAACGGCCTTGATACTACGcag GTTAAAACGGAGCGTTTAACGCCTGACAATAATTCGACGTCATCGCGAAGTGTGACGCCATCATCATCAAGTCATCCAGGCACGCCACCCAATGCCGCAGCATTGGGAGGACCAGAAGGTCCACCAGCGCCTCATCATCTCAAACACATGGAACAGATGATGGGTCGTAATTACAGTGACTTTATGAGAAGTCTTGCTGCTAAGTACAATAACGCTAATCCTAACGA ttACTTTAGTTCCCCTCGTAACGGTTATCCACCAGGATTCGACCCAAGATTTCCAGGTTTTAAAACAACAGCAACACCATTCGTAGGTCTTATGGCCCCACTCGGTACCCATCCCCAACCACAAACAGTACCAGCGGCATCGCCACTTACAGGCAAAGAACCAAAAGAACAAAAACAGGATACACTTTTTGGTAACCCAGTTTTTCCACCAATGCTTGATATGTCATCAACCCAAGCACTTCTACACATGGTACGAACAGCAAATGCTGCTCAAAATGCCGCTGAATTAGAAACTTACCTTAAAG GTGCGAACAAACGGGACGTAGGAGTGACGAGTCCATTGGATTTGTCAAGCCCCGGGGGATTTGCACCGAGAAAGCGACCGCGGATCGAAACAAAGAGGTCGGGAAGCGTGTCGCCAAAACCAAAAGCTGCGACAGCGGCGACACCGCGGTCGAGTACACCGCCACCAGTACGATGTCCTTCACTGTGTGGACACATGCCCTGCGGCGATGGCCAAGCTGTCAATCGCTGGAGCATTGAAGATGTCGTTAACTACGTCTCTTCAATTGACATTTGCGCCGAGTATGCACag AACTTCCAAGAGCACCGTATAGATGGCGCATCGTTGCCGCTTCTCTCGGAGGAACATTTGACTGGGCCGATAGCTATGAAGCTGGGACCGGCATTAAAATTACGCGCCATGTTGGCACGTAAATTGGGCGCCTGTACAGTATGTCTTCATTGTGCCCATTGTCATCAAACGCCACTGCCAGTTTTAAATGCAACAGCAAATGCTACTGCAAATATAAATGCAAGTGGAAATcctgtaaatataaattccaGTGGAAATACGACAGCAGGAGCAATAACAATACAAACGACGACTGGAAGACGACCCAGTAGCACTGGCAATTGA